From Stigmatopora argus isolate UIUO_Sarg chromosome 14, RoL_Sarg_1.0, whole genome shotgun sequence, the proteins below share one genomic window:
- the alkbh7 gene encoding alpha-ketoglutarate-dependent dioxygenase alkB homolog 7, mitochondrial, which translates to MKLLVNAVKTKYKLAFHTSSVRYLNSLADRDSKTEGDAPLVIGSSRALLQKLGTQVEVRTAFITEEEEGALLLELEAGLKKKRYEFDHWDDAIHGFRETERLTWSEGCQAILARVRSVAFASGSSLLGPVHVLDLDKTGYIKPHIDSVKFCGSTISGLSLLSDSVMRLVKEDSHIEWLDLLLPRRSLYILRDQARYDFTHEILKDEVSTFNGHRVPRQRRISVICRSLPA; encoded by the exons ATGAAATTGTTAGTGAATGCAGTCAAAACTAAATATAAGCTAGCTTTTCACACAAGTTCGGTTCGTTATCTGAACTCTCTGGCTGATAGGGATTCGAAAACCGAAGGGGATGCGCCACTGGTGATAGGGTCAAGCCGGGCATTGTTGCAGAAACTAGGGACACAGGTAGAGGTAAGGACGGCCTTCAttacggaggaggaggagggggcccTCCTGCTGGAACTGGAAGCAGGTTTGAAGAAGAAACGTTACGAATTCGATCACTGGGATGAC GCTATTCATGGATTCAGAGAAACCGAACGTTTAACGTGGAGTGAAGGGTGTCAGGCCATTTTAGCCCGTGTACGTTCAGTAGCATTTGCTTCTGGAAGCTCACTTCTTGGGCCCGTTCATGTCCTGGATCTGGATAAAACTGGTTATATTAAACCTCACATTGACAGTGTTAAG TTCTGTGGCAGCACGATCTCTGGATTGAGTCTTCTCTCAGATAGTGTCATGCGGTTAGTTAAAGAAGATTCTCACATTGAGTGGCTAGATCTGCTGCTGCCAAGGCGCTCCCTCTACATCCTAAG GGACCAGGCCAGATATGACTTCACTCATGAGATCTTAAAAGATGAGGTGTCTACGTTTAATGGACATCGAGTGCCACGACAGCGACGTATCTCTGTTATTTGTCGGAGTCTTCCAGCTTAA
- the LOC144089065 gene encoding polycomb protein suz12-A-like has product MAPHKNGSSTGGLPVTSSGGGMRANGLQPSSSSSSSSSDSKKPNMQLVQADHELFLQAFEKPTQIYRFLRTRNLIAPIFLHRSLTYMSHRNSRKNSKRKSSKVDNLLFRVEKMRGEKETCGLASNLQLTFTGFFHKSGQPSQDCENEQTTVSLEVLLVKVCHKKRKDVSCPVKQVPAGKKQVPLNPDLNSTISVNSGSFPSLLLPSSEFQASNSHTVKSYSLLFRVSRPGYEHVPAFNGEVLDRKRRSSPVKEEAQSMLVAQMTVFDKNSRLQLLDGDYEVSMQDATQQSLHNNMTATWETMLDTKHLPPLETFCDSPTLHFALRWTDNPRDGSTAPVAKPLATRNLDANQESKGAEAPRTAAHAVKESINTDKVLTRIREHIPAEPQHKLRIFYQFQYNNNSRQQTEARDDLHCPWCTLNCRKLYSLLKHLKLSHSRFVFNYVPHPKGATIQVSINKSYDGSYTGNPQDVHGQPGFAFSRNGPVKRAAVTRVLVCRPKRGKPSLSEFLECEDGEREHPRSYVSGHNRLYFRSDSCVPRPPQEMDVDSEDERDPDWLKEKTVKQIEDFTDVNEGEKEIMKLWNLHVMKHGFIADHQMNEACLVFTELHRDHLMAQNLRRNFLLHLVSMHDFNLVTTRTIDRAMARLQAAAPGGKQAQDDDDEWVTAMESPTESELDSYQHQGSGSGQENQTSVFN; this is encoded by the exons ATGGCTCCACACAAGAACGGATCCTCGACCGGAGGCCTCCCGGTGACCTCTTCAGGCGGCGGGATGAGGGCGAACGGACTGCagccttcttcctcttcctcttcctcctcgtccGACTCTAAGAAGCCCAACATGCAGCTCGTCCAAGCCGACCACGAGTTGTTCCTCCAGGCCTTCGAGA AGCCCACCCAGATCTACCGCTTTCTGCGCACCAGAAACTTGATAGCC CCCATATTCTTACACAGGAGTCTCACCTATATGTCCCACAGGAACTCAAGGAAGAACTCCAAGAG GAAAAGCTCCAAAGTGGACAACTTGCTCTTCCGAGTGGAAAAGATGCGAGGAGAAAAGGAAACTTGTGG TCTGGCTTCCAATCTTCAGCTCACCTTCACTGGCTTCTTCCACAAATCGG GGCAACCGTCTCAAGACTGCGAGAACGAGCAGACGACTGTGTCCTTGGAGGTCCTTCTGGTCAAAGTTTGTCACAAAAAGAGGAAG GACGTGAGCTGTCCGGTGAAGCAGGTACCGGCAGGGAAAAAACAAGTTCCACTCAACCCGGACTTGAATTCCACCATTTCGGTGAATTCTGGAAGCTTTCCAAGCCTGCTGCTCCCGAGCAGCGAATTCCAAGCCAGCAACTCGCACACGGTCAAGTCCTACTCGCTGCTTTTTCGGGTGTCCCGACCAGGATACGAACACGTGCCGGCCTTTAACGGAGAAGTCCTGGACAGAAAGAGGCGGAGTTCTCCGGTCAAAGAGGAAGCCCAAAGCATGCTGGTGGCGCAGATGACTGTCTTTGATAAGAACAG tcgcCTGCAGCTGCTCGATGGCGACTACGAAGTTTCCATGCAAGACGCGACACAGCAAAGTCTTCACAACAACATGACGGCCACGTGGGAAACCATGCTGGACACTAAG CACTTGCCTCCGTTAGAGACCTTCTGCGACAGTCCGACTCTCCACTTCGCTCTGCGTTGGACAGACAACCCGCGGGATGGCTCTACGGCCCCCGTGGCCAAACCTCTGGCTACACGAAATTTGGACGCCAACCAGGAGAGCAAGGGGGCTGAGGCGCCGAGAACTGCCGCGCATG CTGTGAAAGAAAGCATCAACACTGACAAAGTCCTCACCAGAATCAGAGAACACATCCCAGCGGAACCTCAACACAAACTACGCATCTTCTACCAG TTCCAGTACAACAACAACAGTCGTCAGCAGACGGAGGCTCGAGATGACCTTCACTGTCCTTGGTGCACTCTGAACTGCAGGAAGCTGTACAGTCTGCTCAAGCACCTCAAACTGTCGCACTCGCGTTTCGTCTTCAACTACGTG CCTCACCCCAAAGGAGCCACAATCCAGGTGTCCATCAACAAGAGCTACGACGGCTCGTACACTGGGAATCCTCAGGACGTCCACGGCCAGCCCGGATTCGCCTTCAGCCGCAACGGGCCCGTCAAGAGGGCGGCCGTCACACGTGTCCTGGTCTGCAG GCCCAAGCGCGGCAAGCCCAGCCTGTCCGAGTTCCTGGAGTGCGAGGACGGCGAGCGCGAGCACCCCCGCTCGTACGTGAGCGGGCACAACAGACTATACTTCCGGAGCGACAGCTGCGTGCCCCGCCCGCCGCAGGAGATGGACGTGGACAGTGAGGACGAGAGGGACCCCGACTGGCTCAAGGAAAAGACTGTCAAG CAAATCGAGGACTTCACCGACGTGAATGAAGGCGAGAAGGAGATCATGAAGCTGTGGAACCTTCACGTCATGAAGCACGG TTTCATTGCCGATCACCAAATGAACGAGGCGTGCCTGGTCTTCACCGAGCTGCACCGTGATCATCTAATGGCCCAAAACCTGCGCCGCAACTTCCTGCTGCACCTGGTCAGCATGCACGACTTCAACCTGGTCACCACCAGAACCATCGACCGGGCGATGGCCAGACTTCAGGCCGCCGCCCCAGGGGGTAAACAAGCgcaagacgacgacgacgaatgGGTGACGGCGATGGAGTCTCCGACCGAGTCGGAGCTCGACTCATACCAGCACCAAGGCTCCGGCAGTGGGCAGGAGAATCAGACCAGTGTTTTTAACTGA